The genomic interval GAGAGGACATAGTCTGCCAAATGTGTGGGGGCCTCACTGAGTAGCATTTTCTGGGGAAGCATCTAAGTCAGAACTTCAGGTTTTCTTCCAGGCCTCTTTCCCAACCTCCATTCTGCTTGTCTCACTATCCACCTAGAGGCTTGGCCCTGCTGCAGTAGCCATCCTTGATCAAGCCTTTCCTGTATCCCACATGCACTCTGTTGGCAAGTTCTACTGCTCAGCTATCAGGACTGAACTGACTTTCTACTTCTGGGACAACTCCATGGCCTCCGTACTTCTTACTCCTCAGGCTCTCTCTGCTAACTGTCCTGCCTCCTGATTCGACCCAGCACATGACAACTAGggcaagccttttttttttttttttttaaagatttatttatttattcattcagagagagcgagagagagtcagagacacaggcagagggagatgcaggccccatgcaggaagcctgacgcgggactcgatcccgggtctccaggatcacaccccaggctgcaggcggcactaaaccgctgcgccactggggctgtagGACAAGCCTTTTAATTATAAACTTGATCTTGTTAGCCTGCTGAAACCCTGCAGAGGCTGCTCACTGCTGTGTCACAGGCCTTCAGGCCCATctgtctgtctttttctcttcttcaggaCTTGCTGGCCCACTCGCTCGTTCACCCAGGCACCTGCCTTTCTGGCTCTGGCCACACTGATATCTCCGCTTACAGATCAGGgtctttatatatgttatatatatatatatatctggaaGGTTTCCTTCTTCTAGCTTACCCCTGCTCCTCTTTAGCTATTCTCCACCCTGCCTCCCCTATGTCACTGCCTTAGAGAATCCTGCCCTGATTCCCCAGCTACTCAGAGGCCTCTACTGTATGGCCCCAGAGGCCTCAGTCCACATTTCAGTTCTAATCATGCTGTCATGGGTGCAGGTTGGGTTACTGTTGGAGGCCCTGGCTGCACTCTGCCTGGCTGGTTGCCACTAGCTCGGTCACCACCCTGAGCATAGCATCTGACACAGAGTGGATCCTCAGCAAGAATGGGTTGGAACAATGAAGGAATAAAAGATCCCATCACCCAGAGGATGGTGTTGGGAAGTGCGAGCAATGGGGTCCCATGTGCTGGCTGGGCTGGTtcctgggagggggcagggaggcaacCCCTCAGGCCCGGCATAAAGTCCCTGCCCCCTGGTTTTCTCCCTCTTAGGACCCAATCACAAGGGCCACCCCCGCACTAGCTACTACCAGTATGGCCTGGGCATCCTGGCCCTGTGTGTCCACCAGAAGCGGCTCCATGACACCGTGGTGGGCAAGCTCCTGTATGCTGTGGAACATGACCATCATCTCCACCGGGACCACCTCTCTGTGGGTGAGTGGGCTAGACCCTACTAAAGCCAGGTTGGCactcctccagcccccagccccaacTGAAGGCCTCCATCCCCTGCCCCTTGCTCACCTTTCCCTGGGACCCCTCCTTATGTGTCTCTTAGGAGTGAAATGATGAGGGCTCATGTGTGTGTGGTACAGAGGTTGTGAGTCAGTTTTGTAGCTAGACTGGGACCCTGACCCCAGCTCTGTCACATACTTATTGTAGGCCACCCCTCAGATGGCCATTCTGATTCAGCTTCTCCTATAAAATAACCTCCCAACAGTATCCTGATAAAAAAAATGCCTTCTGAGTAGAGggcttagcatagtgcctggcatggagAAAGTTCTAGATATATAGCTATGATCTTGTCATCATATGAACTGAGAAGCCTGAGACCTGGATCCTGGAACTGCTACCTCACTGTGTTGCCTTGGTTCTCTAgtaccctttctttctttctttctttctttctttctttctttctttctttctttctttctttttttaaagataaaaaaagagattttatttatttattcatgagagacacacagagagaggcagagacataggcaggggaagaaactgtctgcggggagcctgatgtgggactcgatcccgagactccaggatgatgacctgagccaaaggcagatgctcaaccactgagccacccaggtgcccctccaatgcCTTTCTTATCATTGTGATTCAGGCTCTCTTTTAGTTCTGGCATTCTGTGTGTGCCTCACATGGGTGAGGGTAGGGTGAAGTAGGTTGGGAGGGTGAGAAGGTGCCCCAGAGAGAAGGTGACAGGGAGCTTGCTCTGCCTGAGGCTTATAGAAAAAACACTCTGGACCGAGTAAATCACTTCAGGATGAGGACAGGGATTGGGGGGCTTCAAATCCCTCAGGGCCCAGGCAGCAACCTCAACCTATTAAATCAGATCACATGGGGGTGGTCCCAGCTATTGGTCTGTTCCAAAATGCAGGCCGGTTTGGGAACAAGTGGTGTAGGATAAAGTCCTCTTGAGCCTCTCTCTTCCGGGCTCTCTCCCTAACCTCTAACCCCTAAACAGTAGACAGAGTAGGGTGAGCAACCATTCTTGTTTGCCTAGAACTAAGGGGCTTCCCAGGACACTGGACTTGCAATGGCCAAACTGGGAAAGTTCTGGGCAAACTGGGCTGAGTTGGTCCCCCTAACTGGTGAGAACTTTCTAAAATGCTGATCTGACTATGCCCCTTCCTTAAGCCCTCTGGGGGCAGCCCAttgccccagggccctgcctaGACTGACCTCAGTTGGCTCTGTCCCTTGCAGACACAGTGGCCATGGCAGGCTTGGCCTTCACCTGTCTGGATGACTCCAACTTCAACCCCAGTCAGAGACACCGGATCACCCTGGCCATTAGGACAGTACGAGAGAAGATCCTGAAGGCCCAGACCCCTGAGGGCTACTTTGGGAATGTCTACAGCACCCCTTTGGCATTACAGGTAGGAAAGATAGCTTGGGGCCATAGTCCATCCTTGTGTTTGGAGGACGGTGGCCTGAATGGGGACCAGAAGACCTGGCTCCTCCATGCCAGCTGACCCACCTCCTCTTTGTCTTCCCCATTTGTCACCAGTTACTGATGAATTCCTTCATGCCTGGAGAGAAGCTGGGTACAGCATGCCTCAAGGCAAGGACTGCTCTGTTGGCCAGTATGAAGGATGGGGCCTTCCAGAATGCTCTCTTAATTTCCCAGCTGCTGCCTGTCCTGAACGGCAAGAGCTATGTAGATCTCATCTCCCCAGACTGTGAGGCACCAAGAGGTAGCTGGGCCTTTCGCAGGCGCCCTGTTCTTTTCATCTGCAGAGTGCTCCCTGAAGTCTGAATGTCCCAGGGAAGGGAGATGGCTTAGTCTTGATTTGCTGAGTCCACAGGTGTTTGTGGGTGCACATGGGACACACCTGCAGCTAAGATGTAGACATAGCTTCCAGAAAGTCATAGTGTGGGGAAAGAGATACCAAAATAGAGAGCTCTGGGTGGGCCATGAATCTGCAGCCCCTCATGTAATACCCCATGCAGAAATGTTTGAATGAGTAAATGGGGAGAGACACATTTTGGATAGTCCTGATACATCATAATGAGTTCCAATTAGCAGCTTGAATCAGGGCTTCATCTGGGAGAGGGACTTGAGTTGGTGAGTAGGATTTGCTGGAGGATAAGAGCAATAGCAAGGGCAGAACAGAGAGGGGGCGGTAGGAACAAAGGTGCCAAGGTATAGAAGACTGACATTTGGGGAAAAGGTCTTCCTAGAAACTGGGATATGGAAGAATGAGATGGAGTTGCAGGCAGGAGAATGAAAAGAAGGGGAGACCCTCTGTGGTAATGGTGTGTGTGGGGTGATATGAACAGATGCACGTTCAAGAAAGATACCTTGGGCTGCTCTGTGGCAGATAGGTGGTAAGGGGGATACTGGAGTCAGAAAAACCAGGGAGGGGCCCAAGCTTGGGCAACCTTGGCACATGAGGGCAAAGGGACAGGGGAGGCTGGGCTGGTGGCTGGGGGTGGTGCTGGCTGGGATGGACCACAGTGTCCTCGAGGGAAGAAAGGATGACTAgcacctggctccctgccctcACACTAGctaccccttcctctctctctggcaTAGTCCTATTGCAACCAGCCATGGAGAATCCTTCACAGACCCGAGAGGTCATCAGCGTCATGCTGAAGGTCCCCAGTGTCTTGCCACCATACAGACACTccatctctgtccctcctggGTCCTCCTTGGAAGATGTCTTTAAGAAGGCCCAGGAGCTCGGAGGATTCACGTAAGACCCCTACCTCTTGGTCCTCACCCCACCGGACCCCACATCCCTGAAACAGAACATGGATGGGATGGGGATGGAAGAAGAGGTTCCCCAGTAGAGGTGCTGGCCCAGGCTCTGTTGTCttcactcctttttcttttcttttttttttaagattttatttatttattcatgagagacacagagagaggcagagacataggcagagggagaagcaggctccctacatggagcctgatatgggactcaatcccaggaccctgggatcacagcctgagccaaaggcagatgctcaaccattgagctacccaggcgtccccacctTCTCTATTCCTGAATGGCCCACACTGTAGTGGAAACGGGCTGCTGTGGGCCAGCATTGTCGGTGGCTCTGAGAACATGCTCTGGGGGCAGAGCATCCACATTGGAATCCCAGCTCCACTACTCCCCAGCCAGGTACCCAGAGCTAGTTATTTACCTGCAGCCCAGTGAGAACACCAGCTGTGCCCTGCTCCTCACAGGGCCCATGCAAGGAGTCTAGGAATTAGCACACAAAGAGGACATGGCATATGTGGGAAGTGGCACCTGCACTTAGTTAGCTCAATACAGGCTAGCTTtcaaaagaataagaatttttattatcAGGCAATCTTGGCCTCATTCCTGTGACGAATTACCTTGGGCAAGTCCTCTGTAGAATGTAGAGGTTGGACAACATCCTTAAACTTACTTCTCACTCTGACAAGATTCGACAAGTCTGGGGCTGAGGATTTCTAGAGCATTGCTCTATGCCCAGCCATGTCCATGCTTAAATAACATGGGTGGAATTCTTGTGTTACCAATGGGGAATCTGAACCAGAGGAGTTGAGTGCTTCCACGGGATCACCCAGACTCCAGACTTCTCTTCTAGAAAGCTGGGCCTCAGTTTGAGAGGGCCTCAgtttctgttccccacctggagttCCCAAAGGACAAAGAGGGTCCATAGCTGGTGTCTTGAAATTGTCTGGGCCAGGGAATTTTGGGCCAGAGATACACAAAAACccctttaaagaacaaaaattctcCCAGACCTAGGTTATTTCTGTTATACTATGACTTAGATGTATATTATTATGGTTACCATTAAAAGTCCCTTTTCTTTCTGGCTCCAAACATCTGTAAATCCTAAACAACTTTGCAAATTAGATATAAAGTGTAAAAAGAGTAACATTTAAATAAGGACTATTTGCTGAGGAGCCAGGTGTACATGGCCAGGCATGGGATGGGGTGAGCCTGATGCTCTCAGCTGCTGAGGCCTGAGCTACTGTCAAGCCTGAGTTTGTCCAGGTGACTGTGGCTTCTTAGGCCCTTCCCTGGCCCCGAACACTCCATTCACTACTGAGCCCACCTCAGTTCTCTTCCCAGTAGTCTGCAGTGCATACAACACAGTCCCAGATGGCCACACACACTGAGCAACTTGGCAGGCCCAGTCTAGCAGGCATTGAGAGTATGCAGAACCTGCTGGCATTCATGTCTGAATAATGTcctcaaaatgaagaaaaatagaacttAACATTCTAATTCAGAAGTCCAGGATCTCTGAGAAGACATCAGGGAAACAATTTTGTCAGTGGGGGTGGGTGCCTGAACTGGGTGCAGAGGCCAGACAGGAAGGTTGTATTTAGGGGCCTATAAATGAAcggcagagaaagggagactgcagagagatccagagagaaagagaggggagagaaagagagagagagagagagagagagagagagaaatagaaacagacGTACTCTAAGCAGCCACATGGACCCACAGAGTTAGAGAATGACAGGACAACAGGGGCTACTCTATGACAACCCCCTCTCCCCCGAACACTTTCCCTTTGACGAAGTGACCCTGAGTGGTTTTCTGTCTCCTAAAACGATAGAAACTTTCCCTCCCTAAGACAGAACCATTGATAAGCCTTTTGGAGGGAGGAAGAACATGACTCATGGACTTTTAAGAGGACCCTTTTGGCAGCAGTGTCCATGTGATTTGCAGAAATGCACAGTTGGAGACAAGGAGCTCAGGGAGGGGGGTGTTGTGAATAAGGAGTCTCTTGGCCACAGTGGCCAgaaacctaactctaaccctcTTTGGTAATGGGGAGCATGGGGTGTGTAGAATCAGAGAGAAgattaagccacccagccatAAGAGAAGGGGAATGCCACTGAGCCCAGATTCTTCCAGAACCAGAGACCCAGTGCCACCACCATATCTCCGTCTTACACATCCCTGCTTCTCTGCATGCTGGTTTCACCCTCTCTCATTGGACATTGGCATCTTAATGTGGTTCTGGCAGcttctgctcctcaccccacaaTGTCAGCTCCCAGAGAGGGGGCAGCTGCTGAGCCAGTAATGTAATAAGCGTCACTTCTTAAGCCATGGTCCTGGTCAGTGAGGAGGGGTAAAGTCTCCTGAATGGGCAGTGTCGGGGGGAGTAGAGGAGGGGTAGAGGTGAGGCCCATGGCCTGGAAAGGATTTGGTGAGCTCTGGCCCTGAGGGACAGGCCAGGGCTTTCCTGGTGGGGGTAGTTCTGTTTCTGCCCTCAGGTCAGTGGAAGCAAAAGTcaccccttcttcctctgcctctccctttggtAGGTATGGAATGCAGAACACCTTGTCGGGCCCCTACCTGACTTCCGTGATGGGGAAAGAAGTTGGGGAACGTGAGTTCTGGCAACTCCTCCGAGCCCCTGACACCCCGCTCCTAGAAGGTAAGTCTGGTGGCCACCCACCTCTGGACATCTCCCCTGACCAGCCTGGTTGCTGTGAGGCTTCCCCAGCTCACCTCGGCTTTCCCCTGAACatttctgggcctcagcctcgATAATCACTGATGCTCAAGTTGCTTATAAGTTAACTGAACCCTTAAGAATTCTTAAGTAAGTTATTGTGGCAACTCTAGGAAATCAGataggctaaaaataaaaagaagaaaaaatcaggaagccccagtggctcagtggtttagcgctgccttcggcccagggcccaatcctggagacccgggatcgagtcccacgtcgggctccctgtgtggagcctgtttctccctctgcctctctctctcttctctctgtgtgtcgctcatgaataaatgaataaaatctttaaaagaaaaaaaaatcacctaccATTTGCTACCTAGAAATCGCTTCTTTTAACTGTTGGTGTATTTTCTTccagctaattttttaaatacgtaagtttgttttttcttaa from Canis aureus isolate CA01 chromosome 27, VMU_Caureus_v.1.0, whole genome shotgun sequence carries:
- the TCN2 gene encoding transcobalamin-2 is translated as MGHLGVLLFLLGGLGTLADICEIPEVNSKLVETLGQRLLPWIDWLSLEHLNPSIYIGLRLSSLQAGAREAFYLHILKLKYQQSFLSPRLAVNDDNRDDQAKPSMGQLALYLLALRANCEFVGGHKGDRLVSQLKRFLENEKRAIGPNHKGHPRTSYYQYGLGILALCVHQKRLHDTVVGKLLYAVEHDHHLHRDHLSVDTVAMAGLAFTCLDDSNFNPSQRHRITLAIRTVREKILKAQTPEGYFGNVYSTPLALQLLMNSFMPGEKLGTACLKARTALLASMKDGAFQNALLISQLLPVLNGKSYVDLISPDCEAPRVLLQPAMENPSQTREVISVMLKVPSVLPPYRHSISVPPGSSLEDVFKKAQELGGFTYGMQNTLSGPYLTSVMGKEVGEREFWQLLRAPDTPLLEGIAEYTPKNGETIELRLVSW